The Qipengyuania oceanensis genome includes the window GACCGCCATGTACCCGCGGCGCGAGGAATCCATCCAGGCGAGCTGGCTGTTCGTCTCCACGCTGAGCCGCGCCATGGTGTCGGGCGCAAGCTGCGGCAGCGAGCTCTCGATGCCAGGCGACGTCACCGACTGCCCGCCGAACTCGACCCCGACCCGCTCGCCCGCAAGATCTAGCTCGAACGCCCAGGCATTGTGCGTGTCCCCCGCGAGGCTGACGAGGTTCGCATCGGCGGCCAGCGAGGCCTCGAACACGCGTTGCCGCGCGGCGGGGTAGCCGTCCCATGCATCCATGTTGAGCGGCAGCTCGGCCCGGCCCGCCAGCGCGCCCGACTGGACGCGGCGGCGCACGTAATCGGGAACGTCCGCAGGAAGATTGTCGGCAAGACCTTTGGGTGCCTTTAGATTGCCCATCAGCACTTGCTGGACGAGGACTTGCCACGGCCGGCCCGACCGGGCGGAGGCGCGCAAGCCGTCGGCCAGCCACGCCTGTTGCGCCGCGCCGAGCATCTCGCGGGCGGGATCGGCGTAGTCGCCGCTGCGGAAGGCATCGAGCGAGGCGATCGCCGCCTCCGCATTGGCGGCACCGCTCGTCAGCGCAGACAGACTGAACTGCTCGGCGCGCGCGGTCAGCCGCGTCTCAAGCCGGAACAGCGTGGCGAGATTGCCGACCTCGTACGTGGCCCAGGGATCGTCCGACACCGGCATCCACTCGCGATAGGCGCGCATGGCAGCCGCCTTGCGCACGCTCCATTCGCCCTCCGCGTCCGGCTGGTGGTTCTGCGCGCCGCCCGCCCACGAATCGTTGGCGCTCTCGTGGTCGTCCCAGCCGGAAATCATCGGCCACAGCTGGTGCACCCGCTGCAGGTCGGGATCCGCGCGATAGCTTGCGTAGCGCAGGCGATAATCGGCCAGCGCGACGATCTCGTGGTCAGGCCAGATCGTCCGCCCGGCAACGGCCTGCTGCTGGTTGGGATAATTGTCGACGTCGTATTCGTAGAAATAGTCGCCAAGGTGCAGGGTGCAGTCGAAGCCGTCCTCCTGCGCGGCATGGGCATAGGCGTTGAACCAGCCGAAGCGCAGGTTGGAGCAGGAGAACACCGCCATCTTCCAGCTGGCCGTCTCGCCCACCGGCAACGTGCGCGTGCGCCCGAGGGGCGAATAAACGCCGTCGGGAGAAACGAAGCGATAATAGTACCAGGTGCCGGGCGCGAGGCCGGTCGCGTTCGCCTTGGCGCACCAGTCACGGTCCGGCGATGCCACCACTTCGCCGCCGCTCGCGATCTTCGCGAAATCGTCCTTCTCGCACACTTCGAAACGCAGGGTGACCGGCGCCCCGTCACCGCGAAACCGGGTCCACAGCAACACGCTGTCCGCGCCCGGCTCGCCGCTTGCGACGTTGTGGGTGAAACCGCGAGCCGTATCGAACTGCGCTGCCAGCAGGGGCGCAGGCGCCGCCGCGAGGCCGAAGACCCCGGCGCGCAACACCATGCGCCGGTCGATGGCGGGTCCCCGCGTAACCGGCGGTTTGTCGAACAGTCCCATGCGTGCACCTTCCTCTCTCATTGCGCGTCATCGGACCTGGCGATGAGCGTGTCAAAAAGTCTTCTCACCATTTGACAAAGCTTTTGTGACAGGTGAGCACTGAGACGGGACGGCAAACGGGGGCGCAATTGGATCATTCACACGAAGACGGGGACAGTGCGTTCGGTTTCGAGGGCACGTGGCAGGAATTCGCCCCGATCGCCTTCACCAATCTGCTGCTGACGATCGTTACGCTCGGCATCTACCGTTTCTGGGCGACCGCGCGCGAGCGTCGCTACTTGTGGTCGCGGAGCCGCTTCATCGACGAGCGGCTCGAATGGTCGGGCACGGGCATGGAACTGTTCATCGGCTTCGTGCTGGTGATGGTGCTGTTCCTCCTGCCGTTCTTCATCATCACCAATGTCGCGCAGGCGATGATGCTGCGGGGCGAGGAAGCGGTCGGCATCGCGATCACGCTCTTCTCCTTCCTGTTCATCTTCTACCTCGGCGGCGTGGCCCGCTTCCGCGCGCTGCGCTACCGCCTCAGCCGGACGCGCTGGCACGGTATCCGCGGCGGCAGCGACAACCAAGGCTGGCTCTTCGGCCTGTCCTACATGTGGAAGAACGCCGTCGGCTGGCTGCCGGTCGGCCTGCTGATCCCATGGTCGATGGTGAGCCTGTGGAACGAGCGCTGGAGCAAGATGAGCTTCGGACCCTTCGATTTCGAAGCGAACGCCGATGCCGGCCCTGTCTTCGCGCGCTTCCTGCTGTTCTACCTTTTGCCCTTCATCCTGTTCCTGGCCGCGATTCCGCTCGCATTCGCCGGCATCGCAACCGACCTGGAGAGCATCGAGCCGGGTGCCGGGTTCATCCTCGCGATGATCGCCTCCATCTTCCTGTTCTATTTCGGGCTCGGCCTGATCGCGGTCGCGTTCTACGCGAAGTTCTATCGCGTCGCAGTCGGCTCGACGCGGCTCAAGCGGCTGCAGTTCCGCTTCGGTGCCTCCACCATGGACTGGATCAAGCTGCTGCTGGGCGACGTCCTGCTGGTCGTGTTCACGCTCGGCATCGGGTGGATTTTCCTGAGCTACCGCCACTGGAAGTTCTTCATCCAACACATGGAGGCGAGCGGCGAAGTACGGCTGGACGAGCTGACCCAGTCGACCACCCGCACGGCCGGCCACGGCGAGGGCCTGCTCGACGCCTTCGATGTCGGTGCGATCTGATCCGGTGAGCGAACCGGTGCGCATCGCGGCAAGCTGGTACGACGGGCATTCCGCCCGCCGCCACGAAGGCGCGCTGCACTGGGATGGCGGCGACAGCTTCGTGCTCGACGACGGCTACGGCGGGCGCGAGAGCATCGCGCTGAACGACCTCAGGGCGATCGACCGGCAGCGGGATGCGACGGTCTACTCTCGCACCAGCATGGCCGACTTCCGCCTGACGCTCCCGAAGGATTTGCCGGCGGGGTTTGCCCGGAACCTCCCCTCGTCCGGAAACTACGGCGCGTGGATCGACAGGCATGGCCTCCTGAAAATGAGCGCGGTCTTCGCCGTGGTAAGCGCCGCGGCAGTCGCACTGTTTCTGACCGCGCCCGAGTGGCTCGGCCCGCGCATACCCGAAAGTTGGGAGCGGCGCATGGGCGACGCCATGGTCGGCGATTTCGGCGGAAGGGTCTGTCATTCGCAGTTCGGCGACGAGGCTCTCGCCAAGCTGGTCGCCAAGGTCGATCCGGCGCGCGAGAAGGTCCGCGTGGGCGTGGCCAATATCGACATGATCAACGCGGTCGCATTGCCCGGCGGGCACGTGCTGATCTTCGACGGCCTTATCCAGCAGGCCGAGAGCCCCGAGGAAATCGCAGGCGTTCTGGCGCACGAGATCGGCCATGTGCGCGAGCGCCACGTGATGACCGCGATGCTGCGGCAGTTCGGCCTGTCGATCCTCGCCAGCGGGTTCAACTCGGGTTTTGCCGAAGGCGCTTTCGGTATCGCGACGCTCGGCTATTCGCGCGATGCCGAACGCGAAGCCGACGATTACGCGCGCGCCCGGATGCGCGTCGCCGACATCTCGCCGCTCGGCGCGGCAGGATTCTTCGACCGCATGTCCCGGCAATATGGCGACGGCGAGGACCAGCCGGCCATGACCGGGTGGATCGCGACCCACCCCGCATCGGGTGAGCGGGCCAGGGCCTATCGCGATAGCGCCGGCCGCAACGCCTATCCGCCGGTCCTCAGCGAACAGGAATTCGGCGCGCTCAAGACCATGTGCGAGGAGGATGAAAACGTCGAGGAGTTCGAGTTCTTCTGAGCCTTCCTGCCGCAGGCGGGGTTGCAACATGCGCCGCCCGGCCCGACATCGCCCGTGATGAGCGATACTCCCGAGCAAGCCGACGTCCGGTTCCATGTCCTGCCCGACGGACGGCGAATCGCCTTTCGCCTCGCGGACGGTCGCGGCCCCGCGCTCGTCTTCCTGCCCGGCTACATGTCGGACATGGATGGCGGCAAGGCGACCACTTTGTTCGAATGGGCGAAGGACAACGGCCGCGCGATGCTGCTGCTCGATTACTCGGGCTGCGGCAGGAGCCAGGGGGATTTCGCCGACGGCACGCTCGGTCGCTGGCGCGACGAAGTTCTGGCGCTGATTGAAGCGCTTTTGTCCGGGCAGCAGGTAGTGCTCGTCGGCTCTTCCATGGGGGGCTGGCTCAATCTGCTGGTCGGGCTCGCGCTGGGCGACCGGCTGGCCGGCCTGGTCGGAATCGCGTCCGCGCCCGACTTCACCGACTGGGGCCGGTCGCGCGCCGACAAGGCAGCGCTGGCTGCCGGGGTCACGGTCTTCGACGAGAATCCCTACGGTCCCGAGCCGACCCCGATGCATCCGGGGTTCTGGGAAGACGGGCAGGACCGGCGGCTGCTGCGCGCACCCATCGGTATCGCCTGTCCGGTCCGGCTGATCCACGGCCAGCGCGATGCCGACGTGCCCTGGAAGATCTCGATGAAGCTCGCCGAGAGGCTCGATTCAGACGATGTGCAGGTGACGCTGGTCAAGGATGGCGACCACCGATTGTCGCGGCCGCAGGATATCGCCCTGCTGCTGCGGACGGTCGAAGCGCTCCTCCAGCCGGCGGAACCCCAGCCATGATCCTCGCAGCTCTCCTTCTGTCGATGCAGGTCGGACCCGACCCGATGGGGGTCCAGCTCGAACCCCTCCCGATCCCGCGCGCGCAACAGCAACAGCAACAGCAAGAATCGCCGCCAGCACCCGATTCGGCGCAACGCGAGCTGGTCGAAGCGGCCGTCGCCGCCGCGATCTCGGGCAACGAGGCGATCCTGGCCGGCGACTATGCCGGTGCGCTCGCCCTGTTCGAAAGCGCGCAGGTCCAGGCTTTGGCGGCCGGCCGGAACACGCTTGCAGCCGAGGTCGGGCTCGATCGCGCCCGCGCACTCGTGCTGCTCGGGCGCTACGCGCAAGCCGAAGGCATCCTTTCCGAAGTGCGCCTGCGCAAGCCCGACAATGCGGAGGGCTGGCGCGCATCCGCGCTCGTCGCGCGCAATCTCGACAAGCTCGATGAAGCACAAGGCTTCATCGCCCGCGCGGCCGAACTCGCGCCCGCCGACCCCGCCGTCGGCCTGGAAGCCGGCGCGATCGCCTTCTACGCAGGCGACACCGCTGCCGCGCACAAAAGCTGGCAGTCGGTCATCGATCTCGCGCCCGAGGGCGAGGAGGCAGCGCTGGCAAGAACCTATATCGCGCAGACGGGCGAGAGCCCCGCGCAGCCATCATCACCGGAAGACTGACATGACC containing:
- a CDS encoding alpha/beta fold hydrolase, with the translated sequence MSDTPEQADVRFHVLPDGRRIAFRLADGRGPALVFLPGYMSDMDGGKATTLFEWAKDNGRAMLLLDYSGCGRSQGDFADGTLGRWRDEVLALIEALLSGQQVVLVGSSMGGWLNLLVGLALGDRLAGLVGIASAPDFTDWGRSRADKAALAAGVTVFDENPYGPEPTPMHPGFWEDGQDRRLLRAPIGIACPVRLIHGQRDADVPWKISMKLAERLDSDDVQVTLVKDGDHRLSRPQDIALLLRTVEALLQPAEPQP
- a CDS encoding tetratricopeptide repeat protein — translated: MILAALLLSMQVGPDPMGVQLEPLPIPRAQQQQQQQESPPAPDSAQRELVEAAVAAAISGNEAILAGDYAGALALFESAQVQALAAGRNTLAAEVGLDRARALVLLGRYAQAEGILSEVRLRKPDNAEGWRASALVARNLDKLDEAQGFIARAAELAPADPAVGLEAGAIAFYAGDTAAAHKSWQSVIDLAPEGEEAALARTYIAQTGESPAQPSSPED
- a CDS encoding YjgN family protein — translated: MDHSHEDGDSAFGFEGTWQEFAPIAFTNLLLTIVTLGIYRFWATARERRYLWSRSRFIDERLEWSGTGMELFIGFVLVMVLFLLPFFIITNVAQAMMLRGEEAVGIAITLFSFLFIFYLGGVARFRALRYRLSRTRWHGIRGGSDNQGWLFGLSYMWKNAVGWLPVGLLIPWSMVSLWNERWSKMSFGPFDFEANADAGPVFARFLLFYLLPFILFLAAIPLAFAGIATDLESIEPGAGFILAMIASIFLFYFGLGLIAVAFYAKFYRVAVGSTRLKRLQFRFGASTMDWIKLLLGDVLLVVFTLGIGWIFLSYRHWKFFIQHMEASGEVRLDELTQSTTRTAGHGEGLLDAFDVGAI
- a CDS encoding M48 family metalloprotease; this encodes MSEPVRIAASWYDGHSARRHEGALHWDGGDSFVLDDGYGGRESIALNDLRAIDRQRDATVYSRTSMADFRLTLPKDLPAGFARNLPSSGNYGAWIDRHGLLKMSAVFAVVSAAAVALFLTAPEWLGPRIPESWERRMGDAMVGDFGGRVCHSQFGDEALAKLVAKVDPAREKVRVGVANIDMINAVALPGGHVLIFDGLIQQAESPEEIAGVLAHEIGHVRERHVMTAMLRQFGLSILASGFNSGFAEGAFGIATLGYSRDAEREADDYARARMRVADISPLGAAGFFDRMSRQYGDGEDQPAMTGWIATHPASGERARAYRDSAGRNAYPPVLSEQEFGALKTMCEEDENVEEFEFF
- a CDS encoding alkaline phosphatase D family protein, which codes for MGLFDKPPVTRGPAIDRRMVLRAGVFGLAAAPAPLLAAQFDTARGFTHNVASGEPGADSVLLWTRFRGDGAPVTLRFEVCEKDDFAKIASGGEVVASPDRDWCAKANATGLAPGTWYYYRFVSPDGVYSPLGRTRTLPVGETASWKMAVFSCSNLRFGWFNAYAHAAQEDGFDCTLHLGDYFYEYDVDNYPNQQQAVAGRTIWPDHEIVALADYRLRYASYRADPDLQRVHQLWPMISGWDDHESANDSWAGGAQNHQPDAEGEWSVRKAAAMRAYREWMPVSDDPWATYEVGNLATLFRLETRLTARAEQFSLSALTSGAANAEAAIASLDAFRSGDYADPAREMLGAAQQAWLADGLRASARSGRPWQVLVQQVLMGNLKAPKGLADNLPADVPDYVRRRVQSGALAGRAELPLNMDAWDGYPAARQRVFEASLAADANLVSLAGDTHNAWAFELDLAGERVGVEFGGQSVTSPGIESSLPQLAPDTMARLSVETNSQLAWMDSSRRGYMAVELTPQAATCEYRFMDTVRQRSTKLAGTHRMVAPAGSRNFAA